From the Chitinolyticbacter meiyuanensis genome, one window contains:
- a CDS encoding NfeD family protein: protein MTELSAWLVLALVLVGLELVSGTFYLLAIAGGFLAGAFAAWLKVPLAGQIVLAALCALAAVALLRRWKRRQPHLTRTEPAYDVGQRVEVETWKDDTHVRVRYRGSHWDGELAATAEPRPAVLYIVALRGTTLQLSPIPPAH from the coding sequence ATGACTGAACTGAGCGCTTGGCTGGTGCTCGCCCTCGTGCTGGTCGGGCTGGAACTGGTGTCCGGTACGTTCTATCTGCTGGCCATCGCCGGCGGCTTCCTCGCCGGGGCATTCGCGGCGTGGCTGAAGGTACCGCTGGCCGGCCAGATCGTGCTCGCTGCGCTCTGCGCCCTCGCCGCCGTCGCACTGCTGCGCCGCTGGAAACGCCGGCAGCCCCATCTCACCCGTACCGAGCCGGCCTACGATGTGGGACAGCGTGTCGAAGTCGAAACCTGGAAGGACGATACGCACGTGCGCGTGCGCTATCGCGGTTCGCACTGGGACGGCGAGCTTGCCGCCACCGCCGAGCCGCGCCCGGCCGTGCTCTATATCGTGGCGCTGCGCGGCACCACGCTGCAGCTCTCCCCCATCCCGCCCGCCCACTAA